The proteins below are encoded in one region of Oreochromis niloticus isolate F11D_XX linkage group LG6, O_niloticus_UMD_NMBU, whole genome shotgun sequence:
- the sorbs2a gene encoding sorbin and SH3 domain-containing protein 1 isoform X12, whose product MNTDSGGYARKSVALSLMLSPMKRVQSSPNLATGSDSHSSDLDSWRSHSATDGLKNGDASSSSLAAKGFRSVRPNLQDKKSPSQDISPLPLPPPRKESFHFSPAGTNPQNYSSLIGLANDLSPGMLTITKNEQAVLKESYTVKSTSSYSYSETSANTVQQLNESVVSNDKSNVNTKERKVSSLTLTPVTIPDPPAHLNSCVDPQPKTQTTGSPPPTSSPPQRSPVPSQPVTQTASISVHLDKENKKNPASSKTNSKVELKVSDQTPAPDPSQVEMTKPPPEIPPRPSPAKLLGPPSPDPTARHSPYRYHSSESLDYLSGLMPKALSPTPYVPSGAGGTAGAASGPSHGAVSSVSCASPSASPVTVSALSHYSTSTVGLLDELQICSLDSPVASPTPSPTLSHVSTYTPTAGRDDVLTTSVASAAAAATFANGQVLSHAMNGSTSHPHRPLSPPSYPPPPVSLHTGLQRQSRSSEGSEIVTRESVVSGHTSISSTVPIARFSEEEKKVSVIKAPHYEGIGPVDESGIPIAIRTTVDRPKDWYKTMFKQIHKVHKADDDYSDTYNASYALVNNDNYSLSSSATMAHPAPRTHTYRPLSKSPSDNNEGHLGPREPSPSPVPPPPPPMPSLLQLRARDSDRERDLTDANEWGPPDRKVDTRKYRAEPKSIFEYEPGKSSILEHERPTYDDIDLENEPWYKFFSELEFGRPPPKKRLDYNPDISARQRIETSLHITPADKAPERPASAASDYRKRRKSEPSSSQVNAPSQSRAATSPKPVDAYRPSSSLKKPVIRSSPSSPSRAKDQDISRSSTLDGRHTPQNRRPTPDREVSHKQMTQLILFSLLHQKQPARAIYDFKAQTSKELTFKKGDAVNIIRQIDNNWYEGEHRGRMGIFPIAYVEKMPSSEKQQPIRPPPPAHVREIGEAVARYNFNADTNVELSLRKGERVIVIRQVDQNWYEGKIPDTTKQGIFPVSYVDLVKRSPSKSSAHHIDPHGYPSNRTPSSTPVKPFYHPPPPPTTHKPPSPHPSLRSLDLQAITTEWLSLTVEPSASTQARSLTNTPLPPTPPPLPSDLASLLKAQEPKALSSASPQKSFTLSSPPTTTCKEFSRTPTFKEANLSLGHTTTVSPISPPTPPPPPDLHFSLTSPLPDSSFRYNCGRGLHITEEDSNLGITTPEVLSEPIKSATPPAQEHKSTVRVDKSRETPDTELQVKDPYDELLCMFLDGSSSTDDGDVLRSSPVDSSAAKLTKKSQSRLFRLKAEESHQPDVKPPVVAPASNSTGSVQLAVQLHKPVTVEPLCVLWGEQSKTVNGQRFDSHRPPSVQAKEYTELFIEEDDEARSEKEDVRVLSQMHSPQAEVSPSTQFPHTGLSSPCIPPPVTSLLPTSFSSACPSSSSSHTQQRHSRSVVPPCDHASPRPPSLPQLTTSPLPPVSPSVSPPPLHFPPDDPSQRSVSHPSSSPFLSSPVTTCPISEPNFPLPPANITPPPSAQRCPPTAPTVPHQGRRSPKVKQDPIVGGKPPRSPILSRRSYLSPVRGRRRSVQDALHGGGDPYQALYNYMPRNEDELELREGDIVDVMEKCDDGWFVGTSRRSKLFGTFPGNYVKQL is encoded by the exons ATGAATACAG ATAGCGGAGGATATGCTCGCAAAAGTGTGGCCTTGTCACTCATGCTCTCTCCCATGAAGAGGGTCCAGAGCTCACCAAATCTAGCCACAG GGAGTGATTCTCACTCATCGGACTTGG ATTCTTGGCGGTCACACAGCGCAACAGACGGCCTTAAAAACGGAGATGCTAGCAGCTCATCGCTTGCTGCCAAAGGCTTTCGCAGCGTCAGACCCAATCTGCAGGACAAAAAGTCCCCCTCACAG GATATCAGTCCATTGCCGTTGCCACCCCCCAGGAAAGAGAGTTTTCACTTCTCGCCTGCAGGCACTAATCCTCAAAACTACAGTTCCCTTATTGGCCTGGCTAATGATTTGAGTCCTGGAATGCTAACAATCACTAAAAATGAGCAAGCAGTCTTGAAAGAGTCCTACACTGTAAAAAGCACATCATCCTACTCATACTCAGAAACCAGTGCAAACACAGTCCAGCAGCTGAATGAGTCTGTTGTCTCGAATGACAAAAGCAATGTTAATACAAAAGAACGTAAGGTGTCTTCCCTTACACTGACCCCTGTCACCATCCCTGACCCTCCTGCACACCTCAATTCTTGTGTTGATCCCCAACCTAAGACCCAAACCACAGGGTCCCCTCCACCCACTTCCTCACCTCCACAAAGAAGTCCCGTCCCATCCCAACCCGTGACACAGACAGCTTCGATTTCTGTCCACTTGGacaaagagaataaaaaaaatcctgcttCATCTAAGACAAACTCCAAAGTGGAACTCAAGGTCTCAGATCAAACCCCAGCTCCAGATCCATCCCAGGTGGAGATGACGAAGCCTCCTCCTGAAATTCCACCAAGACCCTCTCCTGCAAAACTGTTG GGGCCTCCCTCGCCTGACCCCACAGCACGGCACTCCCCCTATCGCTACCACAGCTCAGAGTCACTTGACTACCTGTCAGGTCTAATGCCCAAGGCGCTATCACCCACTCCGTATGTCCCAAGTGGAGCTGGTGGCACAGCTGGTGCGGCCAGCGGGCCAAGCCACGGCGCAGTCAGCAGCGTGAGCTGTGCCTCGCCCTCGGCTTCCCCCGTTACCGTGTCAGCTCTCAGCCACTACTCGACATCCACGGTCGGTCtgctggacgagctgcagatcTGTAGCCTGGACTCACCTGTCGCCTCACCCACGCCATCGCCCACTCTGAGCCATGTCTCTACCTACACGCCCACTGCTGGCCGTGATGATGTGCTAACAACCTCTGTGGCCTCCGCTGCTGCAGCAGCCACTTTCGCTAAT GGCCAGGTTCTTTCTCACGCAATGAATGGAAGTACTAGCCATCCACATAGGCCGCTGTCTCCCCCATCTTATCCTCCACCCCCTGTCTCACTCCACACGGGGCTTCAGAGACAGAGCAGGAGTTCAG AGGGCAGTGAAATAGTCACCAGAGAGTCTGTGGTGTCGGGGCACACCAGCATCAGCAGCACTGTGCCCATTGCCCGTTtctcagaagaagaaaagaaggtgTCTGTCATCAAAGCCCCCCATTACGAAGGCATCGGCCCGGTTGATGAGTCAGGCATTCCTATTGCCATCCGCACG ACGGTGGATAGGCCCAAAGACTGGTACAAAACTATGTTCAAACAGATTCACAAAGTTCACAAAGCAG ATGACGACTATTCCGACACATACAATGCTTCATATGCTCTCGTAAACAATG ATAACTACAGCCTGTCATCCAGCGCCACCATGGCCCACCCTGCCCCTCGGACGCATACGTACAGGCCTCTGTCCAAGAGCCCCTCGGATAACAATGAAGGGCATCTTGGACCTCGGGAGCCTTCACCATCCCCTGTacccccaccacctccacccaTGCCATCCCTTCTCCAACTGAGGGCGAGAGACAGTGATCGGGAGAGGGACTTGACAGACGC CAATGAGTGGGGTCCTCCAGACCGAAAAGTGGACACGCGAAAGTACCGCGCAGAACCCAAGAGTATTTTCGAGTACGAGCCTGGGAAGTCCTCTATCCTGGAGCATGAAAGACCa ACCTATGATGACATAGATTTAGAGAACGAGCCTTGGTATAAGTTCTTTTCCGAGCTGGAGTTTGGGCGGCCG CCTCCTAAAAAACGGCTGGATTATAATCCAGACATCTCCGCTCGCCAGCGCATTGAG ACATCCCTCCACATCACTCCTGCTGACAAGGCTCCAGAGAGACCTGCAAG TGCTGCCAGTGACTACAGGAAGAGAAGGAAGTCTGAGCCGTCAAGCTCCCAAGTGAATGCTCCATCTCAGAGCCGAGCTGCGACTTCCCCTAAACCAGTGGATGCCTACAGACCCAGCAGCAGCCTAAAGAAACCTGTCATTCGTTCCTCACCATCCTCACCTTCCAGAGCCAAAG ACCAGGACATCTCCAGGAGTTCCACCCTGGATGGACGCCACACACCCCAGAACAGAAGACCCACTCCTGACAGAGAG GTCTCCCATAAACAGATGACACAACTTATTCTGTTCTCTCTCCTCCATCAGAAACAGCCCGCCAGAGCCATTTATGATTTTAAGGCACAAACGAGCAA GGAGCTGACATTTAAAAAGGGTGATGCAGTGAACATCATCAGGCAGATAGATAACAACTGGTATGAAGGAGAGCACCGTGGGCGAATGGGAATATTCCCTATAGCATATGTAGAG AAAATGCCGTCTTCAGAGAAGCAGCAGCCAAtccgtcctcctcctccagcacaTGTCAGAGAGATTGGAGAGGCAGTGGCCCGCTACAACTTTAACGCTGATACTAATGTGGAGCTGTCACTGAGAAAG GGTGAGAGAGTGATTGTGATAAGGCAGGTGGATCAGAATTGGTATGAGGGGAAGATCCCAGACACAACCAAACAGGGGATCTTTCCTGTGTCCTACGTTGACCTTGTCAAGCGATCTCCATCCAAAAGCTCCGCCCATCACATAGATCCACATGGTTACCCCAGCAACAGGACACCAAGCTCCACACCCGTCAAG CCTTTCTATCATCCACCTCCACCACCCACCACCCACAAAcccccctcccctcacccctctTTGAGAAGCCTTGATCTGCAAGCCATCACCACCGAGTGGCTGTCCCTCACAGTGGAGCCGTCAGCATCCACTCAAGCTCGCTCCCTCACGAACACCCCTCTGCCGCCCACACCGCCTCCTCTCCCCTCTGACCTTGCATCTCTCCTAAAGGCTCAAGAGCCCAAAGCACTCTCATCTGCATCACCACAAAAAAGTTTCACCTTGTCATCCCCACCAACCACAACCTGCAAAGAATTTTCCAGAACGCCCACTTTTAAAGAGGCAAACCTCAGTTTAGGTCACACCACAACTGTCTCACCCATCTCCCCCcctactcctcctcctcctcccgaCCTCCATTTCTCATTAACCTCTCCACTGCCTGACTCTTCATTTCGATATAACTGTGGCAGAGGACTACATATCACTGAGGAAGACTCAAACTTAGGAATTACTACGCCTGAGGTTTTGTCAGAGCCAATAAAATCAGCCACACCTCCTGCACAAGAGCACAAATCCACAGTACGAGTAGACAAAAGCAGGGAAACCCCGGACACTGAACTGCAAGTCAAAGACCCTTATGATGAGCTGTTGTGCATGTTTCTGGATGGTTCCAGCAGCACAGATGATGGTGATGTTTTGAGATCATCTCCAGTAGATTCTTCAGCAGCTAAGCTGACCAAAAAGTCTCAAAGCAGGCTCTTCCGATTAAAAGCGGAAGAATCCCATCAGCCGGACGTAAAGCCCCCAGTGGTCGCTCCTGCAAGCAACTCGACAGGCAGCGTTCAGTTAGCAGTGCAGCTTCACAAGCCTGTAACAGTGGAGCCCCTTTGTGTTTTGTGGGGAGAGCAGTCAAAAACTGTGAATGGGCAACGTTTTGACTCACATAGACCACCGTCAGTACAAGCAAAGGAATACACTGAGTTGTTCATTGAAGAAGACGATGAAGCTAGAAGTGAGAAAGAGGATGTTAGAGTTTTAAGTCAGATGCACAGCCCACAG GCTGAAGTCTCTCCATCTACTCAGTTTCCCCACACTGGTCTCTCCTCCCCCTGCATACCACCCCCTGTGACCTCCCTCCTTCCCACTTCTTTTTCCTCTGCTTGCccttcatcctcttcctcccacACACAACAGCGGCACAGTCGTAGTGTCGTCCCTCCCTGTGACCATGCCTCCCCTCGTCCTCCGTCCCTTCCTCAGCTCACAACGTCACCGCTGCCTCCAGTTTCTCCATCTGTCTCACCACCTCCCCTCCACTTCCCTCCAGACGATCCCTCTCAGCGGTCTGTCTCTCACCCCTCAagctctccttttctttctaGTCCCGTCACGACATGTCCCATCTCAGAGCCAAATTTTCCCCTTCCTCCCGCTAACATTACCCCTCCACCCTCCGCTCAGCGCTGTCCCCCCACTGCCCCAACTGTACCCCATCAAGGACGTAGGTCGCCTAAGGTGAAG CAGGATCCAATTGTTGGTGGTAAACCCCCTCGTAGCCCCATCTTGTCCCGGAGGTCCTATCTGTCACCCGTTAGAGGTCGAAGG CGGTCTGTACAGGATGCACTCCACGGTGGAGGAGACCC GTACCAGGCGCTGTACAACTACATGCCTCGCAACGAGGATGAGCTGGAGCTGCGGGAGGGAGACATCGTTGATGTGATGGAGAAGTGCGATGATGGCTGGTTTGTTG GGACCTCTCGAAGGAGCAAGTTGTTTGGAACCTTCCCAGGAAACTACGTGAAGCAGCTATAA